One genomic segment of Gadus chalcogrammus isolate NIFS_2021 chromosome 3, NIFS_Gcha_1.0, whole genome shotgun sequence includes these proteins:
- the dnajb1b gene encoding dnaJ homolog subfamily B member 1b has product MGKDYYDVLGITKSATVDDIKKAYRKQALRYHPDKNKSPEAEDKFKEIAEAYDILSDPKKKDVYDRFGEEGLKGGGGPTGAGAGGPGTFNYTFQGDPHAVFAEFFGGRNPFDQFFCNRNGGFHEEMNQEDPFARFGMSGGGLGGLPRSFSSGMGGMGGMGGMGGGTSLTKRQDPPVVHDLQVTLEEVFSGCVKKMKISHQRLNPDRRSWRTQDKILEVEIKKGWKEGTKITFPKEGDETPTNIPADVVFVLKDKPHPVFRRDGADIIYPAKVSLRDALCGCTVRAPTLDGRTVTLTTSDIVRPGMKRRITGEGLPLAKSPGRRGDLVVEFEVKFPESLSASARGTISQVLPTS; this is encoded by the exons ATGGGGAAAGATTACTACGATGTGCTCGGTATCACGAAAAGTGCCACAGTAGACGATATAAAGAAGGCTTATCGTAAGCAGGCTCTTCGGTATCATCCCGACAAGAACAAGTCGCCGGAAGCCGAGGATAAATTTAAAGAAATAGCAGAGGCGTATGACATTTTGAGTGACCCCAAGAAAAAAGATGTCTATGATCGGTTTGGTGAAGAAG gtctgaagggggggggaggcccgACGGGGGCCGGGGCGGGGGGTCCTGGTACCTTCAACTACACGTTCCAGGGGGACCCACATGCAGTCTTTGCAGAATTCTTTGGTGGACGTAACCCATTTGACCAATTTTTTTGCAACCGCAATGGGGGCTTTCATGAGGAAATGAACCAAGAGGACCCTTTCGCCCGCTTTGGGATGTCCGGGGGTGGGCTGGGAGGTCTCCCTCGCTCCTTTAGCAGTGGGatgggtgggatgggggggatgggggggatgggaggtGGCACTAGTTTGACCAAACGTCAGGACCCCCCTGTGGTGCATGACCTCCAGGTGACCCTGGAAGAAGTGTTCTCCGGGTGCGTCAAGAAGATGAAGATCTCCCACCAGCGGCTGAACCCTGACCGACGGAGCTGGAGAACCCAGGACAAGATCCTGGAGGTGGAGATAAAGAAGGGGTGGAAGGAGGGCACCAAGATCACCTTCCCCAAGGAGGGCGATGAGACGCCCACCAACATCCCGGcggatgttgtttttgttttgaaggaCAAGCCCCACCCGGTTTTCCGGCGGGACGGCGCTGACATCATTTACCCCGCCAAAGTCTCCCTTAGAGAT GCCTTGTGCGGCTGCACTGTGAGGGCGCCTACATTGGACGGCAGGACGGTAACCCTGACAACCAGCGACATAGTCCGCCCCGGGATGAAGCGACGGATCACCGGAGAGGGTCTACCTCTTGCTAAGTCTCCCGGTCGTCGAGGGGACCTAGTGGTGGAATTTGAGGTGAAGTTTCCGGAAAGTCTCAGTGCTAGTGCACGAGGGACGATTTCCCAAGTGCTTCCAACGTCGTAA
- the LOC130379644 gene encoding CMRF35-like molecule 5 isoform X3: protein MPFPLIWFNCITWNMSILCVGIFTLSALCTADPTAVHLSHHTVREVKGYVGGNISFQCSGEWSSAGSQSYFCKSSKCSSEDVLIQTDGARADATRRGRYVIERGGVDGVFTVTVMKLESADTGSYLCTSTRRSKVMHQETYHLKVLDALTVPLGPLTPTVAPRPVTELMPRDNHPSTVTSPATSVTQPPQGGQKSEQEAATHITGTMVVIIISVSLALLVCALIPVIFYGRWRSTKGLRQPDTEKGRRAEGGYTENNEEQEMRTRPETEHMDPEPTDMNQCASVCQ from the exons ATGCCTTTTCCCCTAATTTGGTTTAATTGCATCACGTGGAACATGAGTATCCTATGCGTTGGAATTTTTACCCTGTCCG CTTTGTGCACTGCTGATCCTACAGCAGTACACCTCTCTCACCACACGGTGAGAGAGGTGAAAGGCTATGTTGGCGGAAACATCTCCTTCCAATGTTCCGGTGAATGGAGCTCTGCAGGGAGCCAGTCGTACTTCTGCAAGTCCTCAAAGTGCTCCAGTGAAGACGTGCTCATTCAGACGGACGGAGCACGGGCCGATGCTACCCGGAGGGGGAGATACGTTATTGAGCGCGGTGGAGTGGATGGTGTGTTTACTGTGACTGTGATGAAGCTAGAGAGTGCAGACACAGGGAGCTATCTCTGTACGTCAACcagaaggtcaaaggtcatgcaCCAAGAAACCTACCACCTCAAAGTCCTGGACG CTTTAACTGTTCCCCTTGGGCCTCTGACTCCCACCGTGGCCCCTAGACCCGTGACTGAGCTAATGCCTCGAGACAACCATCCGTCAACTGTCACGTCCCCGGCGACATCAGTCACGCAGCCACCACAAGGAGGACAAAAGTCGGAACAGGAGGCAGCGACTCACATCACAG GTACCATGGTGGTCATCATCATCTCAGTGAGCCTGGCTCTCCTCGTATGCGCTCTGATACCTGTCATCTTCTACGGCCGTTGGAGGAGCACAAAAG GTCTGAGACAGCCAGATACAGAGAAAGGCAGGCGAGCAGAG GGTGGCTACACGGAGAACAATGAAGAGCAGGAGATGAGGACGCGGCCTGAAACAGAACACATGGACCCAGAACCAACAGACATGAACCAATGTGCTTCTGTCTGCCAGTGA
- the LOC130379644 gene encoding CMRF35-like molecule 5 isoform X2 encodes MESFSQQRQKQCPSVILLFNNIRDNSFDSILEKCLKVNGPHIVTCSFVLLALCTADPTAVHLSHHTVREVKGYVGGNISFQCSGEWSSAGSQSYFCKSSKCSSEDVLIQTDGARADATRRGRYVIERGGVDGVFTVTVMKLESADTGSYLCTSTRRSKVMHQETYHLKVLDALTVPLGPLTPTVAPRPVTELMPRDNHPSTVTSPATSVTQPPQGGQKSEQEAATHITGTMVVIIISVSLALLVCALIPVIFYGRWRSTKGIPTQAQRSETARYRERQASRGWLHGEQ; translated from the exons ATGGAATCATTCTCACAACAACGGCAGAAGCAGTGTCCGAGTGTTATTTTACTATTTAACAATATTAGAGACAATTCCTTTGATTCCATTTTAGAAAAATGCCTCAAAGTGAATGGCCCACATATTGTAACCTGTTCATTTGTTCTCCTAGCTTTGTGCACTGCTGATCCTACAGCAGTACACCTCTCTCACCACACGGTGAGAGAGGTGAAAGGCTATGTTGGCGGAAACATCTCCTTCCAATGTTCCGGTGAATGGAGCTCTGCAGGGAGCCAGTCGTACTTCTGCAAGTCCTCAAAGTGCTCCAGTGAAGACGTGCTCATTCAGACGGACGGAGCACGGGCCGATGCTACCCGGAGGGGGAGATACGTTATTGAGCGCGGTGGAGTGGATGGTGTGTTTACTGTGACTGTGATGAAGCTAGAGAGTGCAGACACAGGGAGCTATCTCTGTACGTCAACcagaaggtcaaaggtcatgcaCCAAGAAACCTACCACCTCAAAGTCCTGGACG CTTTAACTGTTCCCCTTGGGCCTCTGACTCCCACCGTGGCCCCTAGACCCGTGACTGAGCTAATGCCTCGAGACAACCATCCGTCAACTGTCACGTCCCCGGCGACATCAGTCACGCAGCCACCACAAGGAGGACAAAAGTCGGAACAGGAGGCAGCGACTCACATCACAG GTACCATGGTGGTCATCATCATCTCAGTGAGCCTGGCTCTCCTCGTATGCGCTCTGATACCTGTCATCTTCTACGGCCGTTGGAGGAGCACAAAAGGTATCCCGACACAGGCACAGag GTCTGAGACAGCCAGATACAGAGAAAGGCAGGCGAGCAGAG GGTGGCTACACGGAGAACAATGA
- the LOC130379644 gene encoding CMRF35-like molecule 5 isoform X1, protein MESFSQQRQKQCPSVILLFNNIRDNSFDSILEKCLKVNGPHIVTCSFVLLALCTADPTAVHLSHHTVREVKGYVGGNISFQCSGEWSSAGSQSYFCKSSKCSSEDVLIQTDGARADATRRGRYVIERGGVDGVFTVTVMKLESADTGSYLCTSTRRSKVMHQETYHLKVLDALTVPLGPLTPTVAPRPVTELMPRDNHPSTVTSPATSVTQPPQGGQKSEQEAATHITGTMVVIIISVSLALLVCALIPVIFYGRWRSTKGLRQPDTEKGRRAEGGYTENNEEQEMRTRPETEHMDPEPTDMNQCASVCQ, encoded by the exons ATGGAATCATTCTCACAACAACGGCAGAAGCAGTGTCCGAGTGTTATTTTACTATTTAACAATATTAGAGACAATTCCTTTGATTCCATTTTAGAAAAATGCCTCAAAGTGAATGGCCCACATATTGTAACCTGTTCATTTGTTCTCCTAGCTTTGTGCACTGCTGATCCTACAGCAGTACACCTCTCTCACCACACGGTGAGAGAGGTGAAAGGCTATGTTGGCGGAAACATCTCCTTCCAATGTTCCGGTGAATGGAGCTCTGCAGGGAGCCAGTCGTACTTCTGCAAGTCCTCAAAGTGCTCCAGTGAAGACGTGCTCATTCAGACGGACGGAGCACGGGCCGATGCTACCCGGAGGGGGAGATACGTTATTGAGCGCGGTGGAGTGGATGGTGTGTTTACTGTGACTGTGATGAAGCTAGAGAGTGCAGACACAGGGAGCTATCTCTGTACGTCAACcagaaggtcaaaggtcatgcaCCAAGAAACCTACCACCTCAAAGTCCTGGACG CTTTAACTGTTCCCCTTGGGCCTCTGACTCCCACCGTGGCCCCTAGACCCGTGACTGAGCTAATGCCTCGAGACAACCATCCGTCAACTGTCACGTCCCCGGCGACATCAGTCACGCAGCCACCACAAGGAGGACAAAAGTCGGAACAGGAGGCAGCGACTCACATCACAG GTACCATGGTGGTCATCATCATCTCAGTGAGCCTGGCTCTCCTCGTATGCGCTCTGATACCTGTCATCTTCTACGGCCGTTGGAGGAGCACAAAAG GTCTGAGACAGCCAGATACAGAGAAAGGCAGGCGAGCAGAG GGTGGCTACACGGAGAACAATGAAGAGCAGGAGATGAGGACGCGGCCTGAAACAGAACACATGGACCCAGAACCAACAGACATGAACCAATGTGCTTCTGTCTGCCAGTGA